CGAGCAGCTGAGGAACCAGACGTCAGACAGGCTGCAGACGGTGATCCTGGACGTCACCAAGACAGAGAGCATCGCTGCGGCCACCGAGTGGGTGAAGGAGCGTGTGGAGGGCAGAGGTACCACCcagatttcttttgtatttatttcttctctcagtGTGAAGGGGAGATCCCCTGTCAAGAAAGATTCCAAGGTGTTTTCCAGGACTTGAAGTCCCACCTGCCTTCTTTACCTCACCTagctgacagaggagcctctttCACCCCCCTACTTCCATCTCTGACCTTGAAGTTTTGCAGCTTGGGGGAGAGCTTCCCCTGATGAGAGTGTGTCCCTGCAGACTTCCCGTCTGGCGTCCTCTCTTCTCTCAGCAGGCCTGGGTTTCTTGATGCTAAGTGAGCAGGGTGATTGGGGTGCAcgtcctggaggaggtgaggaggCGGGAGCTCTGGCTGGAAGGCTGCGtggtggctggggctggggccagggctggggctgggctgtGTTCTCAGCCCTGGTCATGTTCTTGCCGGTCACCCACCGTTGTCCTACTTGGGTTTAAATGTCCCTCATTTTCAGATGATGATGGAGCTGTCAGGACTTGTGTAGAGATGGTCAGAAAAGTACTATGGGGTCACCTTCTCTTCCTCTGTTTTTGTTCACACAGTTCTGTCTGTGGTTTATTGGTGAAAGGAAGAACATTAATTTCTTTTATCTTGGTATAAATGTAGAACATGATCATTGTGGATACAGAAAAGTACAAGGATGAAAACCAAAATCACCCCAAATGTCACCACCCATATATACGTACCGGTAACATTTTGACATACATAGAACTATATTTTGCAAATAGTGTTATTGTActtcttttcattaaaagaaGGTAATCAATTTTATAACATAATagaaacatttcaaaaacatAATTATTAATGATGGAACATTCTATCCTGTAGGGTAGCATTACTTACTAAAGTGGTATGTAATGGATATGATATATAATGGTTTCCTAGATTTTACTCATTATGTTGAACATAGATGATGTCTTGGTAGACTTTTATTTACCCAATTTTCTAGTATAACcatactttttacttttttatttttttcggTTTGGTtggttatgtttgtttgtttttgccttgttaaaattttttattttacaatttttaaaggttgcatTCcattacagttattacaaaatattcgcTAACATTCCTTGTATGGTAGAaatccccaggtggtgctagtggtaaagaatctgcctggcaaagcGGGAGACGctagagacataggtttgatccctgggccgggaagatcccttggagtaggaaatggcaacccactccagtaaaattcctggaaaattccatggacaagaggagcctggagggctacagtccatggggttgcaaagagttggacacgactaagcgtaCACATACATAAGCCATGTGTGGTACAATAATATGACCGTATGTATTGATTGGGCATTTGGTTCAATTATGGTAGGAAAATATACACTCTGAGGGCAGGTTCAGAGCTGAGCAGTGGAGGGACTAATTCTCTGTGTTAATAATTCCGATGCCCTGTTCCCAACCGCCCCGACCCTGCTCTTCtgccctgagttctgtgagttgtACATCTTTAAGTTCTTGGTATTTGTCTTTGCGTCTCCCAGACAAGTTTCCACGAAGCTGGGCACTTGTGAAATGAGGGGCCTGGGGGCAGAGTGGCCTCCtatgggtgggaggagagggtggattTTTCTGGCACAAAGTGTAAATTCCGATTTGGGGAGGGTGGTTAATAGAGGCAGCCCTGCCTCCCCTTGGAAGCCTACCCTTGGAATTCCACAGATTCCTGTAGGAACATTGCTCAGTATTGATGTGGGTATTTCAAAACCAGGCCCTAGAGGTCAATACCAGGCCTGTCAACATATTTGCATGAACTTGGggtttctgggttttgtttttcagttttaaagttagattatatttgctttacaatgttaatttctgctgtacgggaaagtaaatcagctatatgtatacatgcatcccCTCCCTCTCAGGCCTCTCCCCTCTCCATTCCCACCCATCTAGACCATCAGAGGGCACCAAACAGTTTCCCTCTAGCTATCGTTTTATATGTGTTACTATGTATGTCAAGTAGTACATAAtaaaatggaacattactcagccataaaaagcatgaaattgggtcatttgtagagtgtggatggacctaggtctgtcattcagagtgaagtaagtcagaaagagaaaagcaaacaccGCGTATTAACACACGTAGTGTCAGCTGCTCAGCctcgtccagctctttgcagccccgtggactgtagcccgccaggctcctctgtccacgggattccccaggcaagaatacgagagtgggttgccatttccttctccaggggatcttcctgacccaagaactgaacccagatctcctgcactgtgggtggattctttaccatggagctaccagggaagcctcaaaatTAACGtgtatatgtggagtctaaaaaacagtacagatgaacctattaccagggcaggaaaagagacacagatgcagagaatggacATCAGGTCTGTTTTACCCAACCAGTCTTCACCAAACTAGactcatctttttgtttttgtcttttatctgTTGTCTCCTTTCTCCCTGAATTCCCCGCCCTTCCTCATTGTCTCTTCCTgtttccctctcttttcctcaTACTGATTGTTGAGCACTCAGTCCTAAAGGGGccagaaaatctgaaaaaagaaggGGAATATAATGTGCATACTATAtaatataatacaaaataaagttggAGAGTTGGGAAATGAGAATATATTTGTATGAGATTGCCTTCTGGATAGTCACGAAGTCAATTGAAATACTGAAGCCAAAATGATCTGAGTCTAATACTCTTGAGAAACTCCATGGAGCACTCCCTGCCACGAGCCACCTCCAGATCCATTACTCACCTGGCCTGAATGCATGCTCACTCATCTCCCCATGAGCTATGTGCCCACCTTCCTGACTGACTTCACGATATACTGGAGATGCATGAGAAGCCCATGAAATCatcagcttaaaaaaaacaacaaaagaaatccCACAATGTAAGAGCTGTGAGTTAAGTTGATTTAGTGTTTTGCTGAGGACAATGCCCCATGAGGACAATGTCCCAGGATAGAGTTTATAGGATAACTCTGAGGTCCTGCCCCAAAGAGGCAGAAACAGAAACCAGTAACTTTGGTTGCAGGATATGTGCAATCAAGCATACATCTCAGTAGAAGGTTATGGTTAGTCCCAAGGAACATATATCTCAGTTAATGATTTAAGTGCTTTGTTaagtatggaaagatgcaagatTCGATGGTAATAAAGAATTtctttggaaatatttctttctAATGGCCTGTTTGCTGTTTTTCCCAGAGCAGAGTCCCGTCTCCTGCTCTTTGCTGTGGATTCCTTTCATTGTACATTATAAGCCGGCAATGTAGTGATGAATGACTTAATCCTTGTAGAAACAGACTGTGAGTGATATTccttgcttttgtgttttttataatCCAAGACTGGGGTGCATGGTAACAGGGTGTTGGGTACTGGGAGGGGAGAGGATGCATGGGGGGAGGGAAATAAGGTGGAGAGCGGGGTCCTCATGTCGCGAGGACACCCACCCACCtcactcccacctcctccccaggcttCTCTCGGGACATTACTTAGGAAGAAACATGCTTTGTAGTGAGAAACTGCGATGAATAGCTCTTGTCTGTGTCCTGTTTCTTCATCAGCCTCTCAAGGCTCTGAGCCTTATGGCCCTCCTGCGACCTGGAAGAATCCACACTTATGGGAGAGTTGAGCAGCTGGGAGGGTCCAGGCCCCcgccctctgcccctgcccacctcttCCAGCTGTGCCTTGGACCTGGCCAGTCTGCGCTCCCACTGAAATGCACGTGGGAGATGAAAGCCCTTCTTCCCTAAAGATACTTGTAGtcaggggtgtgtgtggaggGTGACCTGAGGAGGATTTGAAGAAGGAAGTGAGGTCACCCCTTTGTCTGCAGAAGCAAGGGGGCTAATGTGTCTTTCTGGGGCTTATCATATGACCAGGGGTCCCAGGGTTAACACAAGGATGGACAAACAAGAGAGGTCTGTAAGGGAGAGGCAGGGCCGGAACCCTTCCCTGGGGGCACACAGCCTCTCTCTCACGGGAACCCTCCCTGCAGTCTTCCCTCTGTCGCCTCCTATAGAGTCACCACCCTCCATCCTTTGCCACCTGCCAGGTCCCCCAGCCCAGatccccttcccccagcctccaACGGAGGAGCGTGGGAGTCACTTCTGGAGGCCAGTCTTATGTCTTCTGCTAAcgcttactgagcacctactatgtgcagggCAGGAATTCCCCTGAGGTCCCAGTGCTTCCAGAGACCCTGACTGCGTGTCCTCTCCTCTCACGATGGTCTGAGTATGGACTCAGTGGAGAAGGCATTTGTACAAAGTCATACAGATTTCTGGGCTGAGAGCAACTGAAGTGGGAGGGACTTCTCCAAGAGTCAActaaaaaactgaatttttatttctttttgttcaaaATTGAGAATATGGCGTGTTTAGGGGGACCTTACACTATAGAACAATATCACCATTTTCAAGCAAAGAGAGTGAGGTCAGATGCTGCAGGACCCCTGAAACTCAAACCTGTTTTAATGGTTTGGTGTCAGAGAGGGGACTGCTGAAGAGATGAACGTGACCAGGAGGATCCTCAAGGATCTCTGAATCCTTCAGGCTGTAGTGTGCCAACCCCTCAAGGTCAATCCACGTTCTCCTCTTCAATGCAAACCTAGAGCTTCTTGCTTGATCTGAAGACCccacattttcatatatttatttacacacatacacaccaccagACCTGCCAAACCAACTGAAGTCAAGTCAAGCATCACTAATTCACTTTATGCCCTGAGGGTTTGTGTTCAGGAGGTCTGGACGCATCTCCAGCAATCCTCTACAGAATGTCAGAGGACCTGTGAGGTTACAAACCCTGACCCTCCTTGCTGGTCCTACAAGAGGTTGAGGGATGCAGGGCTGCATTGAGACAAGTTCCATGGTCAACTCTGGGGACTGTGATTCACGGGCAAGGCAGAACAACAAATGCATTGGAAAAAAATTGCAGTGCACACCAGGTCACACTCTCAGCCTGGACCCTCAGCAGAGCCCCATTCCTCCTTTTTCCAGGCCGCCTTCCTTGAGGAGGGAACCAGGTCTGGTCTGATGGACATATGCAGGGGCAGGAACCCACGCTATGAAGATCCACAGGAGTGCCAGAGGGAAGgcgctgtcactgtttccctggGCTGTCCTGGCTTTTGTGAGTTGCTTGGGGTCAGTGAGTCCCCAACCCCTCCAGTCACCGAAACACACTGACCTGTCTCCACATTTTAGAATCTCCACTTCAGACAGCGGGGCTGGGAACAAGCTTGGGCAGTCTGCCCTCACTCCCtaccccttcctgctcctccatttgtTACCCCCACCTCCACCGGCTCAGAGGACCTGTCCCGGGTGTAGAACAGGCAGTGGGTGGGGGTGGCCTTAGCTTGACAGTGGTCCCTCCTGAGACGCTCTGGGGCTACGCCAAGGGGTGCGTGCGTCAGCGCTGGGTTACGTGTGGGTCAGAGGTTCGGCCCTGGAATCTGGTCCAACTACCCCCCGAGGACATGAGATGCAGAGATTTTTGTCAATGAGTCTCCCTGACAGAGCTGCCTCTGAGAGATTTCTTGTTCTGGCCCCTGCAGATCCCAGGTGAGTGTCACCCCAGCTCCTGCCTCTTACTGCTCTCTCCCGACCTGCCTGTCATTGTACCCACCTGGAACAAGAGTTTGAAGCTCCGGAAACCCCACCAGTCATCACATGACTTTCATATGGAAAAGGGAAGACGATAGTGTGAGGATTGGGATGGGGCTGTTGCATGGACCCGTGGGAATTTACGGTGAAGGAATTTGTGGTCAGAGAAAAAAGCTCCTGTTTCTTCCAAGTAAAGAAACCACCAGCTTCTCCCTTAGCAGGGTTGGTGTGTGTATAAGACTTGCATGTCCCCCAGGCTTCCTGACGGTTTCCAGGGCACCAACCTCCATCCTGGCCTTCTCCTTCCTCACCCTTTGGAGAGCCCCTGTAGGAGGGTCCTGCTGGTCACCCAGGAAGCAGGCAGAGGCTGGTTTCTGCAGGACCATCCTTTCCATTACCGCTGCCGATTGCCACCTGAGGGACAACTCCCTTCAGGAGGCAGTCAGCACCCTGCAGGTGGCAGCAACCACTAGAGGCTGAATCTGTCCTTCTCTCTGTGTTTCCTGGCTGCGGGGATGGGCTCCGGGGGCATCTGTTTCGTTGTCAAAGCTGTGATAAACGTGGGTGGTGGGGAGATGCCCAGGGCACCAACTGGCGGGGAACACCTGTTAGAGCAGCTTTGAGTGAGTCCTTCCAACCCCGTCCCAGCATCTGGGAGAGTCTCACCATCGCCCGTGTCCCCTCATTCCCTTCATGTCCCCTCTCTTTGCCTCAGACACCCCCACTGCTCTTCTGAACACCTTTCCGGTCCAGAGAGCCACTGTATCAGGAGAGACCTTATTCCCTTTTGCCTTCTCCTTCTAATCGTAGAGAGGCTGAGGGGACTTAGTCTTTCAGGAGGGACTTCTGTGAGCTGAGCCAGAGAGGAAACCTGGTCAGAGGCTAACCAGCtgccaaggtcacatggctagtTGGCGCCAGAGCTGGGCTTTGAAGTCATGTGTGTCTTGATTCCAAGTGTATCCCATCATACGACTCTTCATTGGAAAAAGCCTCCCGTAATGTAAAATAGCCTGGGGGACCCAGGTCACAGGCTTcagtaagaaaaagggaacaGTTTGGTTGTGAACCATGAAATCTGGGGTGCAGAACGTGtaatgtgtgtgtggctgtgtgaggATTGAGGGAGAGGTGGGCAGAGGGAAACAGGGGGGAGTGGGAGGACCAGGAAAGTGAGGCTGGGAAAAGAATTGTCATCCTTAAGGTTTTGTGTTGGAAATGCAATGGTATCGATGAGAAGCAGGTCGAGAGTACCAAAAGCAAGCCCTGGGATCGTAGTCAGTTACACTCAATGAAGACGGGGAACAGGAACGTCTTGAGAAGTCCATGCCAGAGAGTCTGAGCCTCCAGGCCAACCAGCCTGGTGCATGTTCCTAATTCCTCCTGTCTGAGCACTGACCAGACTCTGTTCACCCCAGGCTGTGTGTGTCTATCCCGTAAAAGGCCATGTGGCTGCACCTGGCGGTCCTCGTGGGCCTCTACTACCTCCTGCGCTGGTACCGGGAGAGGCAGGTGGTGACCCACCTCCAGGACAAGTTCGTCTTCATCACGGGCTGTGACTCGGGCTTCGGGAACCTGCTGGCCAGGCAGCTGGACCTGCGAGGCTTGAGGGTCCTGGCTGGGTGTCTGACGGAGCAGGGGGCCGAGCAGCTGAGGAACCAGACGTCAGACAGGCTGCAGACGGTGATCCTGGACGTCACCAAGACTGACAGCGTCGCTGCGGCCACCGAGTGGGTGAAGGAGCATGTGGGGGACAGAGGTAACACCCGGATTTCTtgtgtgtttatttcttctctctgtgtgAGAGAAGATCTGTTGTCAGCACCCTAGGGACGAGTCCAAGGTGTTTTTCTGGACGTGAAGTCCCACCTGCCTTTTTCACCTCACCCAGCTGACCAGACAAGCCTCTTCCAACCCTCACCCCTACCTCCTGACCTTGAAGGTTTGCAGTTTAGGGGAGAGTTCCCTGATGAGACTGTGTCCTTGCAGACTCCCTGTCTGGTGTTCCCTCCTGCCTCAGCAGAAAGTCTGCATTTCTTGCTGCTGCGTGAGCAGGGTGATCAGGGTGGACTTTCTGGAggagggctggaggtgggggctcTGGTTGAAAGGCTGCAATGGTGTCTGAGGGCGGCTCTTGGGCTGGGCTGTGTCCTCAGCACTTGACCATGTTCTTGTTGTTGACCCACAGTCATTCCACTTGGCTTTAAATGTCACTCATCTTCAAATAACAATCCTGAGTTCTCAGGGCTTgtctgctgctgttaagtcacttcagtcgtgtccgactctgtgtgaccccatagacggcagcccaccaggttcccccgtccctaggGGAAGTCAAATAACTACTATGGAgtcactttctctctctgctttctgcctttcttcttttctctactgcttttttttttttttaattcctacaaATCTGCCTATGTTttgcaggggaaggagagaactTTAGTTTTTTTTACTAAGTGACGAAAGAATGATCATTGTGGAAACTAAGAGTGTATGCCAAACACTCTAAAAATCTCACCACCCAGAGATAAGGGTTATTAGTGTTTTGACATACACGATCTTATATTTGCACACATTTATCCTTTTCTTTCTACTATATGAAAATACATAGATTTAGAACATGATacaaatttcttcaaaaacatcATAAATTATGACTGAGAAAATACTACACATTAAAATAGCATCATCACTTACTAAAAAGTACTTCATGGTATGATACAtaattatttcttgtcttttattcACCATATTCCACAGAAATGATATCTCTGCAAACTTGCCTCTTCCCCAGTCCCTACACTATAACCATGTCTGGTGACTGTCTTTGATAAAAGATGACTGGACTGTATTCATCCTACAAGCCAAGCATGTTGCTGAACAACCCTCAGTGTGGAACTTCTGGTTCCCTTACCCCAGCAACCTTGAATGCCTGATGCTGCTGCCATGAGGCCCATGGTTGCTAAAGGTTTAGTTTAAACTCTTGGGATTGTGTCTTGGATTCTTGCAATAGGTCTCCTTTAAGCTGGGTGAATTTGCACCAAGAAGATGAAGCCAGGATGGTCTCCTGTCTGAGTGGGAGAAGGTGGAGTTTTCTGGGGTAGGGAGTGGACTCTGTGCTCTGGGTGTCAAGGGTAAGGACAGGCATCCCTGCCCTCCCCCAAAATagcccttggaattctccagattcCTGAGACACATTGCTCGCATTGACGTGCGGGTGTTTCAAGCCCAGGCCCTAGAGGCCAATACCAGGTCTGCCACCAAGTTCCCCCAGTCCTGAGATCTCAAGTCTGCTTTACCCAACCAATCCGCACTCGGTTATGGTCTTCTGTTTTTGATTTTGCCTTCATCTCTtgattcctttcttcctctcttccccacccATCCTCATTGCCCGTCTATGTTGCCTCTCTGTTCCTCATGCTAACTGTTGAGCACTCAGGCCTGAAGCTGTCAGAAAATCCTGAAAGCCGGGGATATTTATTAGTGTGCAAAGACACcgttggtagctcagttggtgaagaatcagcctgccatgcaggagaccccggttctattcctgggtccagaagacccactggagaacggataggctacccactccagtcttcttgagcttccctgtggctcggccggtaaagaatctgcctgtaatgcgggagacctgggttcgatccctagcttgggaagatcccatggagaagggaaaggctacccactcagtattctggattggagaattccatggggtcacaaagagtcgtacacaacttagTGACATTCACTTTCaaagacaccatggactgtgaaAACCCAAAACTTCACTCTTGAGCTCCAGATTATAGACCCACTAGATTTCCCCAAGCTCAATACCTGTCTTCATCAGCTCTGGGGCTCCTGTTCCGTGGCACCAGGCAGTGGGCGGGGTGTGGAGACCGGGCTGGGAGGAAGGCTCGCCTTCTGCGCGCGCCTACTACTGCTCACCGGTCCTGGTCGCCTCAAACCCCCGGAGCACATTCGTCTCTAAAGTCCTTCCAGGGTAGAAGGTGACTCGGCACCATGGCCCAGTCCTCTCTCCTGGGCCCAGCACAGCAGTGCCCTCTTGTCCTCACTCTTCCCAGGACTCTGGGGTCTGGTGAATAATGCCGGCATTTGCACACCCATGGCACCCAACCAGTGGCTGACCAAACAGGACTTCGTGAAGATTCTGGAGGTGAACCTGCTGGGGGTGATTGATGTGACCTTGAACGTGCTGCCCCTGGTGCGGAAGGCGAGGGGCCGTGTGGTCAATGTCTCCAGCGTCATGGGCCGGTTGGCCCTCTTTGGTGGAGGTTATTGCATGTCCAAATACGGCGTGGAGGCCTTCTCAGACTCCCTCAGGTAATGGCCTGGGAGGGAGgaccttctctttcctcctcatATGCACTGAGGCAGGGAAGGGGTAAGAAGCGGATGTTCTACAGGGATTTTCATATATCACAGACCTAATGCCTCTTCCTTCTAGGTCCCTCTCACTTACTGTGTAGGTCTTTTGGTGGGAAGCATGTTCATGTGTTTTGCATCCCCAGTTGGTCTCAGACCTATAGAGTTTGATTCAACttattcctgccttgcaggaaGGCCCATGATCAGAAATTATTGGAGGCACAATAATGGGTAGTTTTGCCTGTGCAGGCCTTTCATGGGCTCAGCTGCTGTGGTTTTTAGGCTCTGGGAGCCCTGGGGGGAAGTGTACCCCTTGCAGCAATTAGTCAAGGGAGCCACGTAGTCAAATCAGTGGTGGAGACCTCTGGGTACAGACAGAGGGTGGCTCTGATGTGTGGGAGCTCTGTCCACAGACAGGTGGGTGCTCCTTAGAGGACAGAGGGGTTACTGGGGTGAGCAAGGGGAGACAGGGGACGTGGACTATGGAAAGACAGGATGTGCAGACGTGGTGACTGATTGAGTGAGAGGAACaggaggaggcagcatctcagtgGTGCTCTGCAGCACAGTTGGCAGGATGTAGAGCTGACAGGCACAG
The sequence above is drawn from the Dama dama isolate Ldn47 chromosome 3, ASM3311817v1, whole genome shotgun sequence genome and encodes:
- the LOC133043421 gene encoding 17-beta-hydroxysteroid dehydrogenase type 6-like; this translates as MWLHLAVLVGLYYLLRWYPERQVVTHLRDKFVFITGCDSGFGNLLARQLELRGLRVLAGCLTEQGAEQLRNQTSDRLQTVILDVTKTESIAAATEWVKERVEGREQAVGGGGLSLTVVPPETLWGYAKGSQTPPLLF
- the LOC133042635 gene encoding retinol dehydrogenase 16-like isoform X2; this encodes MWLHLAVLVGLYYLLRWYRERQVVTHLQDKFVFITGCDSGFGNLLARQLDLRGLRVLAGCLTEQGAEQLRNQTSDRLQTVILDVTKTDSVAAATEWVKEHVGDRGLWGLVNNAGICTPMAPNQWLTKQDFVKILEVNLLGVIDVTLNVLPLVRKARGRVVNVSSVMGRLALFGGGYCMSKYGVEAFSDSLRRELCYFGVKVAMIEPGYFLTNMTQDEVFNGNVQAAWDHASPEIQELYGDNFLADFMKATDFLKAPWAGNLSLVTDCMEHALTACHPRSRYSAGWDAKLFYLPMSYLPSFLVDLMMYWCSPLPAKAL
- the LOC133042635 gene encoding retinol dehydrogenase 16-like isoform X1, which gives rise to MWLHLAVLVGLYYLLRWYRERQVVTHLQDKFVFITGCDSGFGNLLARQLDLRGLRVLAGCLTEQGAEQLRNQTSDRLQTVILDVTKTDSVAAATEWVKEHVGDRGLWGLVNNAGICTPMAPNQWLTKQDFVKILEVNLLGVIDVTLNVLPLVRKARGRVVNVSSVMGRLALFGGGYCMSKYGVEAFSDSLRRELCYFGVKVAMIEPGYFLTNMTQDEVFNGNVQAAWDHASPEIQELYGDNFLDGVSFLTVMKATDFLKAPWAGNLSLVTDCMEHALTACHPRSRYSAGWDAKLFYLPMSYLPSFLVDLMMYWCSPLPAKAL